The DNA window GGGCGATGTACCACTTGCAGAGGAAGCCTGCCGTAGGCGGGATACCGACGATCGATATCGCGCCGATCGCGATTGCCGCCGTTGTGATCGGCATGGCTTTGCCGATTCCCCGGAGATCTCGAAGATTGCGATAGCCGGTCTGGTGGATCAGAGCTCCTGCCCCAAGGAAGAGTGTCGCCTTGATCAGCGCGTGGTTGAAGATGTGCACCGATGCACCCATGATTCCGAACGGTGAAGCGAGACCCAGTCCCATGAAGATGTAACCGATGTTGGAGATTGTCGAGTAGGCGAGCATCATCTTGATGTCCTCTTGGACCATCGCGAACAGCGCGCCCGTGACGATTGAGATCGCGCCTAGCCACATGAGCACGGTATTGAGCGATGAGAGGTCGAACAACTGAGCCGCATACAGGATCTGGAACATCCGCAACATGCCGAGCACGCCGATCTTGACCACGAGGCCCGACAGGATGGCACTCACCGGTCCGGGGGCGATCGAGTGTGCGTCGGGCAACCAGATATGGAGGGGGAACACCGCCGCTTTCATTGAGAATCCCAGCGTGAGCGCGGCTACCGCAACGGCCGCGGGGAAGGGCGCGACACCCCCAAGTCTCGTTGCCAGGTCCGTCATGTTCAGCGTACCGGTCAGGGAGTACAGCAGGCCGATGGCGAGCAGGACACACAGCGACGAGATTGCCCCCATGATCAGGTACTTGAAGCCGGCGAGTTCCGCGATGCGCTCACCCGTTATCGCAACCAGCGCGTAGCCGGCGAGCGAGAGGACCTCGAGGAACACGAACATATTGAAGATGTCGCCGGTGACCGCGAAGCCGTTCATTCCTCCAAGGCAGAGCAGCACCAGCGCGTAGTAGTACGGAATCCTCTGCTCGGGGATGGCGTGTTTCGCATAAGCCAAGGAGAACAGGAGCGCGAGCCAGCCAACGAGGCAGATGACCCCGATGGAGACGCTGAACTCATCGAACCGCAGCTCGATGCCTAGCGGCGGTGCCCAGCCGCCCATGTGATACGAGAAGGATCCCTGCGTCGACACACGGTAGGAGAGTACGACCGCCGCCAGGGAGACGATGCTGAACACGAACAGCGCCCAGTATCCTGCGAGCTGGGTCCGATATCTCCCGACTATGGGAGTAAGAGCGGCGCCGACGAGAGGGGTGATGATGAGTACCACGGGCCACTGGCCGCCACCCATCGCTACTCAACCCCCCACAGGTCGTCGGACTCGATCGTCCCGTACTGCTCGTAGATACGGATGATCAGACTGAGTGCGAGCGCTGTGGTGCTGAATGCGACAACGATGCCCGTGAGGATGAGGCCCTGGGGAAGCGGATTGGCGAAGGGCGGAGCCGCGCCGTGGCCCATGATCGGAGCATCACCGTCGGTCACGATCCCCGCCGCCATGACGAACGCGAAGACCGCAGTCTCGATGATGTTGAGCCCGAGGAGCTTCTTGATGAGGTTGCCCTTGGCGATGATCGCGTAGAGCCCGATAAGGAACAGCAGGACTGACGCGACGTAGTCGATATTGGCCCACAGTTCCTTCATCCGTTGCTCCCCTCCATGGTCCAGTAGACGGACGCGACGATCGCCGCGCCTCCGATTGCAATGCCGGCCTCGATGACCGTGAGGAAGGGAACCCGGAGGAACAGCCACCGGCCATCGATGGGATACGAAAGGTACTCGCCAAGGAGGGCCATTCCGGCGACCCCGACCACGGCGAACAGGAGCACGGCGGCGGGCTGCAACCACGGGCGGATCCGTTCGGGCAGCAGCTTCTGCGCCTGCTTGCTCCCCTGGACGAGGCTCGTGGCGATCAGAAGCGCGCCGATGATCGTGCCTCCCTGGAAACCGCCGCCCGGCGTGGAGTGGCCGTATATGACCATGTAGACCGAGAAGACCACGATGAATGGCGCCAGCACGCGGACGATGAATCGGGTGACGGGGCTAACCGGGGTTGCGGGCTCGGCGGGCTGTTCCTGCTTGGCGGTACGCGGAATCAGGAGCACGCCGAAGACGGCCATCATGGCCGTGAAGATGACGGTGACCTCGCCGTCGGTGTCGTAGCCTCTGTAGTTGAGGATGATGGCGGTCACGATGTTCTCGCATCCGGTCTCCTCCGGGCCCTCTTCGAGGTAGTGCGGGACGATGTGCGTGTAGGTGGGGTTCTCAACCGAGCCGATCGGCGGAAGCAGGGACACGGCATACAGAAGGGGTACGGCCGCCAGTATCAGCAGCGCCAGGGTGAGTGCGCGTCTCATCGCTCTCGCCTCGTTGTCCGGGAGACGGCAATGAGGAACAGCACCGTCGTGACTCCGGCGCCCACCGCAGCTTCGGTAAGAGCGACGTCGGGCGAACCTCTGAGCTGCCACAGAAGACACATGATGAGGCTGTAGGTCGAGAAGATGATCGCTGCGGCGAGCAGGTCCTTCGTTCGGATGACCGCCAGTGCGCATGCGATGAGAAGGCCGTAGAGGACCAGGTCGAACGCGCGACTCATGTCTGGTCACCGTCCGCCCTTGGGCTGCGCGTCCAGGGGGCAAGCCCCGATCTGAAGGCCGCACGAGCAAGGGCATGGCCTGCAGTGGGGCTCGTGAGGAGCACGAACGCCGCAATCGCCAGGATCTTGAAGGCATCGGGTTTGAGTCCCGTGTACACGGCGAGGGCGACCAGGATCGATCCGGCTCCGAGCGTGTCGCATTTGGTCGCCGCATGAGTCCTTGAGTAGAAATCGGGCAGGCGCAACATGCCGATCGTTCCGACGAGGAAGAAGAAGGCCCCGATGCAGGCGAACACGATGGTTATCGCCATTACGATGGGATGTACGTTCACTGCTGCCACTCCTCCTCGAATCGCCCGGTCTCGAGGAATCTCGAGGCAGCGAGCGTTGCCACGAGATTCAGGAGGGCGTAGACGAAAGCAACATCGATATACAGACCGCGATCGAAGACGAAGGCCAGCAGAACGAGTACGACAAGCGTCTTCGTTCCCACGATGTTCACGGCGAGGATCCGGTCGACGGCAGTGGGGCCGCGATACGCCCGGTAGAGACAAATGAAGGCATTCACGAGCAGGAAGATAGCCGTTCCCCAGAAGAAGACGTCCATGCCACTACTCCTCGAAGACCTTGGCGATTATGTGGTCGAGCTTGCGTGAGGCGATGTCGTCGGCGAACTCGCGATCGAGGCAGTGGATGAAGAAGACGGAGCCGTCCACGTCTACCGTCAGCGTGCCCGGCGTGAGAGTGATCGAGTTTGCCAGCGCGACTCCGGAGACCGGTCGCTTGAGCGCTGACAGATGCTCGATGATCAGGGGGTCTATCGGCAGCCTGGGATCAAGCACCTTCTCGGCGACGTAGATGTTGGCCCAGACTATCTCCTTCACCAGGAACCCTACATAGACGAAGAAGCGTCCCGCTTGACGTAGCGTGAGGTAGGGCGCGTCGTCCTCGGTCCAGAGAGTTCGTTCTGTGAACCAGGCCACGAGCACCGACAGGACGAGGCCGGTAGCCAGTCCGCTTGGGTTGAATGAGCCGAGTATGAGAACCCAGAAGCCGAACAAGACGATGGAGAGCTGGAGCACGGCCATCAGACGCTGCCTTCTAGCACGCGCTCGACGTGCGGGGCTGCCCCGGTTGCGATCTTGCCCGCCTTCGCCTCGCTCAGACTGGACTGCGCCAGCGCGAGCAGGGATTCGGCGTCGCACGCTGGCTCCGGGCAGGTGGCAATGCCCGTGCTTATCGTCTGTCGAGTGACGGGTTCGAGCTCGTCGCCCTCGAACTCGGTACCGGCGACGAGGTTCTCGAGACGCCGAGCGATCAGATGCGCTTCGTCTTGGGTGCAATGGGGGCAGATGAGCGCGAACACGCCGTCGGCATGTCGGGCAAGCACGTCGGTGCTGCGGACCGAGATCTTGGTTACCTCGGCCAGATGCTCAAGGAGCAAGGCGGCCCGATGGCTGCCAAACGTTTCCTTGAATACTTTGATGTCATCCAGTTCGATCAGCAGAAGCGCCATGCTCCCGCCGTAGCGAGCTCTCCGCCGGGTCTCCTCCTCGAGGCGCGTGGCGAAGTAGCTTTCCGAGTACAACCCGGTGAGCGGGTCGTACACGGACGTTCTCTCGAGCTCCTGGGCGTGCACTCCCTGTCTCTGGGTGAGGATCCCGACGATCAGGCCCGTCACCAAGAACACAGCCAGCCCGACGGCGGACTCCGTGACCACATCGGTGGTCAAGCGGGAGGCTGCTGCGAGCGCGTGGAATCCGAGGAGAGCTGCCGTGATGGCGGTCATCAGAATCGCGCCGCTGGCATGGTAGGTGAGAGCTGCGACTATGACGGGCACGCCGTAGAGGGGCCACAGCCAATGGAACTCACCGGTGAACTGAACGAGGAGTGCGACGAATATCGTCGATAGTGCGATAAACAGCAGTCGGTGGAGATGAATTCGTGAAGCCATCACTGCCCCCCCCAATACAAACAAAGCAGTACGGCGGGGGCGTCCACAAAGCCGATTATATACCCTCGGTGGCGCAGAGTGCAGTTAATCGTTGTTCATGCACAGTTGGCGTTTCATGCGGGCTGTAGTGCGTGTTTGGAGGTTGTCAGTCGTCACCGTAACCACTCTCCGGGCGCCTACGGATGGGTCGTGCGTGCTTGCCGCCCTACTCGGTCTGACCGGTGAACGCGAACGACGTGAGCAGCAGGGCGGGGACGTAGCTGCCGCTTAGCTCGCTGCCGAAGAGTCGGCGCTCGCGGGTTGCCCCCTGGACGCCCGCAAGCGCCTCGACCATGGGTTGGGTGAAGCGCAGGTTCTTGAGCGGGCGCGTCAGCCTCCCGTTCTCGATCAGGAACGTCCCGTCGCGTGTCATGCCCGTTAGCGTGACGGGCACGGGATCCTCCACGTTGGCGTAGTGGAATCGCGTCACATATACGCCATGTTCTACAGCTCCAACGAGATCGTCGATCGTGGCATCGCCTGCCGAGAGTTCGAGGTTCATGGGCATGGGGCCGTGTGGGTTGGGCGCGGGAAGAGCGTGCCCGGTGTTGTGCGTGCCGGTTCTGGCCGCCCAGTATGAGTCGGTGACGGGCTTCCCTATGACACCGCGGTCCACGAGGGTGACCTGTCTGCGGGGCACGCCCTCGAAATCGAACGGGAGACCCAGGGCGTGCGTCGCCAGCGCGTCGTCGACGATCGTCACGCTCTCCGACATCAGGCGCTGACCGGAAGTGCCACTCATGAACGAGCGCCCTTCCTCCACGGCCTTGGCGGAGAACCCCACGTAGCCAAGGAACTCCAGGATGTCGGCGACCGCTTCCGCGGCCAGCACGACGGTGTAGGCGCCGGGCTCGAGATCGCCGGGATCCGCCGAACGCTCCGCAAGCGTTGCCGCTTCGTCGCCGAGAGCCGCGGGTGCGAGGCCGGAAGAATCCGGGCCCAGGTACGACGCCCAGCCTGCGCCGCCATCACTGCCCATGGAAAGCACGGTCGCGCGGACGCCTGTGGCCGTGCCGGCGACATCCGTTCCGCGCGTGTTTGCGACCGCGATCGCATGCTCGTTCGCAGAGACCGTACCCGCGGCGACGAGCGAACGCGACGAGGATTGGTCTATGACGGAACGGGCAGCCAGTGCGCGCGCTTCGGCGTCGAAGGCGTCAACGACTGCGCTTGCAGCTGCAGGGGCCACTTCGCTGGGTCCCGGCAGCCCCGGGAAGCTTGCGTCCTCGGGTGCCGCCGCAGCCGCGCG is part of the Actinomycetota bacterium genome and encodes:
- a CDS encoding GGDEF domain-containing protein; translated protein: MASRIHLHRLLFIALSTIFVALLVQFTGEFHWLWPLYGVPVIVAALTYHASGAILMTAITAALLGFHALAAASRLTTDVVTESAVGLAVFLVTGLIVGILTQRQGVHAQELERTSVYDPLTGLYSESYFATRLEEETRRRARYGGSMALLLIELDDIKVFKETFGSHRAALLLEHLAEVTKISVRSTDVLARHADGVFALICPHCTQDEAHLIARRLENLVAGTEFEGDELEPVTRQTISTGIATCPEPACDAESLLALAQSSLSEAKAGKIATGAAPHVERVLEGSV
- a CDS encoding monovalent cation/H+ antiporter complex subunit F translates to MDVFFWGTAIFLLVNAFICLYRAYRGPTAVDRILAVNIVGTKTLVVLVLLAFVFDRGLYIDVAFVYALLNLVATLAASRFLETGRFEEEWQQ
- a CDS encoding TldD/PmbA family protein, whose protein sequence is MTAQESLARGLALRALELTSADEAEALVSASNTALTRFANNHIHQNVAENGVSVSVRAVLGTRIGVASTSRVDDDGLLACCAAAARAAAAAPEDASFPGLPGPSEVAPAAASAVVDAFDAEARALAARSVIDQSSSRSLVAAGTVSANEHAIAVANTRGTDVAGTATGVRATVLSMGSDGGAGWASYLGPDSSGLAPAALGDEAATLAERSADPGDLEPGAYTVVLAAEAVADILEFLGYVGFSAKAVEEGRSFMSGTSGQRLMSESVTIVDDALATHALGLPFDFEGVPRRQVTLVDRGVIGKPVTDSYWAARTGTHNTGHALPAPNPHGPMPMNLELSAGDATIDDLVGAVEHGVYVTRFHYANVEDPVPVTLTGMTRDGTFLIENGRLTRPLKNLRFTQPMVEALAGVQGATRERRLFGSELSGSYVPALLLTSFAFTGQTE
- a CDS encoding monovalent cation/H+ antiporter subunit D family protein, yielding MGGGQWPVVLIITPLVGAALTPIVGRYRTQLAGYWALFVFSIVSLAAVVLSYRVSTQGSFSYHMGGWAPPLGIELRFDEFSVSIGVICLVGWLALLFSLAYAKHAIPEQRIPYYYALVLLCLGGMNGFAVTGDIFNMFVFLEVLSLAGYALVAITGERIAELAGFKYLIMGAISSLCVLLAIGLLYSLTGTLNMTDLATRLGGVAPFPAAVAVAALTLGFSMKAAVFPLHIWLPDAHSIAPGPVSAILSGLVVKIGVLGMLRMFQILYAAQLFDLSSLNTVLMWLGAISIVTGALFAMVQEDIKMMLAYSTISNIGYIFMGLGLASPFGIMGASVHIFNHALIKATLFLGAGALIHQTGYRNLRDLRGIGKAMPITTAAIAIGAISIVGIPPTAGFLCKWYIALGAIEAGRLLFAILLLFGALLIFVYYIRMVNAFYFMAPTHPEILEVGEAPISMLVPVVVLAILCLVMGIFGRIPLSFIEPAVRSMLAPIGG
- a CDS encoding Na+/H+ antiporter subunit E, whose protein sequence is MAVLQLSIVLFGFWVLILGSFNPSGLATGLVLSVLVAWFTERTLWTEDDAPYLTLRQAGRFFVYVGFLVKEIVWANIYVAEKVLDPRLPIDPLIIEHLSALKRPVSGVALANSITLTPGTLTVDVDGSVFFIHCLDREFADDIASRKLDHIIAKVFEE
- a CDS encoding DUF4040 domain-containing protein, with amino-acid sequence MSRAFDLVLYGLLIACALAVIRTKDLLAAAIIFSTYSLIMCLLWQLRGSPDVALTEAAVGAGVTTVLFLIAVSRTTRRER
- a CDS encoding MnhB domain-containing protein — translated: MRRALTLALLILAAVPLLYAVSLLPPIGSVENPTYTHIVPHYLEEGPEETGCENIVTAIILNYRGYDTDGEVTVIFTAMMAVFGVLLIPRTAKQEQPAEPATPVSPVTRFIVRVLAPFIVVFSVYMVIYGHSTPGGGFQGGTIIGALLIATSLVQGSKQAQKLLPERIRPWLQPAAVLLFAVVGVAGMALLGEYLSYPIDGRWLFLRVPFLTVIEAGIAIGGAAIVASVYWTMEGSNG
- a CDS encoding cation:proton antiporter subunit C, translated to MKELWANIDYVASVLLFLIGLYAIIAKGNLIKKLLGLNIIETAVFAFVMAAGIVTDGDAPIMGHGAAPPFANPLPQGLILTGIVVAFSTTALALSLIIRIYEQYGTIESDDLWGVE
- the mnhG gene encoding monovalent cation/H(+) antiporter subunit G, producing MNVHPIVMAITIVFACIGAFFFLVGTIGMLRLPDFYSRTHAATKCDTLGAGSILVALAVYTGLKPDAFKILAIAAFVLLTSPTAGHALARAAFRSGLAPWTRSPRADGDQT